CTGGAGGAAAGTCAGAAAATTCTGTGTTCTTGAATTGCTGAGCCACAAAAGGATTCAATCGTTTCAGTTTgtaagagaagaagaagttaatAGAGTCATGGAGAGGATAAATTGTGTAGCTAGAGAGCCAGGTATGTCAATTAATTTGACAGAGATTATGTTTACAATGTTGAATACAATTATCTTTAGGTGTTCACTTGGAGACAATTTTAACAAAGATCATGTAGATAGTTTTGGTAGGTTGATTAAGAAAGCGACGACATTAATGGAGTCTATGTGCTTTGAAGATTTCTTTCCATTTCTGAAATGGGTTGATGTTGTAAATGGATTACAGGGGAGACTTGATAGAACATCTCAAGAATTAGATACATTCTTTAATCAAGTCATTGATGATCATCTTGGTTTTGAGGGACCCGGCTGCAGAGATGATAAGCAGATGAATTTCATTGATTTGCTTCTTCTACATGCTGAAGAAGACAATCTTAATTTGTCCAGAGATAATATCAAGGGGATTACAACGGACATGTTTGTTGGTGGGAGTGATACCACTGCGACAGCCGTTGAGTGGTCTATGGCCGAGCTTATACAGAATCCAAGGCTGATGAAGAAAGCACAAGAAGAGGTAAGAAGAGTGGTTGGTAACAAATTGAAAGTGGAAGAGCAGGACATTAATCAAATGGAGTATTTGAAATGTATTGTCAAGGAAAGTTTACGGCTACATCCGCCTTTACCGTTTTTGATTGGAAGAGTTTCCACTGCCGCTGCTAAAATTGGAGATTATGATATCCCAACAAATACTGGGGTTTTCATTAACGCCTGGGCAATTCAAAGAGACCCCAAGTTGTGGGATAAGCCAGAGGAGTTCTGTCCTGAGAGATTTAGAAACAACCCTGTTGATTTTAAAGGTCATGATTTTGAATTCATCCCATTTGGGTCTGGGAGAAGAGGGTGCCCTGGAATGGCTTTTGGCATTGCAGTTGTGGAGTTTGTTCTTGCCAACCTCCTGTACCAGTTCAATTGGGAATTGCCTGGAGGTGCTAACAGTGAGGAATTAGACATGACTGAAGGTTTTGGAATCACGGTTAATAGGAAGATACCTCTTCATGTAGTTCCAATATTGTGTCATTCAGCTTCGTCTTAACTTCTCATTATATATATACAACTATTTTCTAATACAATTTAGTGTGATTGGAAAATTTATTTAAGAGCATTTGCACTCCATAATACAGTTCTTCATCTAAAATTGGGAAGGACTCATTTGTTGACTAGTCATTCGTTTTTGGCATCTGGTTGACTGGACAGTGTGCATCCTTTATGTAGAGGGATGTAAAACATTGGTGCTTGGGGTTGTTGGGAGATCTGCAAGTGCGAGGTCTTTGGCTAATAGGAGTTTGGCTTTTCAAATGTGTGTGCTGTACTGTAATGTACCTGAGGTAACCTTCTATTATTGCCAGTGTGTTTTTGGAGTTCTTTTCTGTTTGATTTGTCTAATTTCAGGTAGGATCTAGTGTGGGTTAATGAAATGTGATAATTTTTTAAATGTTATGAGGCTTTGGTCAAATTTGTATCGTGAAATTTGGTGATTTTGGAAGTTGAcattttggggattttgtttccTGTATGGATGGTcacttatatctgttacagtTGGAATAATCATTGGGTAAATTTCGATTTTTTGTTGCTTGTATTGATGGTTAGGCATGTTGAAGTTGGGGGATTGGGACATTTGGGGGAAATGGCTTTAAGAAACATGGGATTTTGTTGATATCATCTGTTTTAGGAAAAGTTTATAGGGGAATGTAGTTTGTTTTTTGAGTTCTGATTTAGTAATCCTTTGTCGACTTGGTCTTAAATCAAGTGAATTTTGTTCATCAGTGTCTTTCTCGCGTACATTAAAAAATGGAAGAGTTAGGGAACCAATTGAAGACTTTTTGTGATAATCTAGAATACGATTATTATGGTTGTTCTGTCAAGTTTTGTCGAATCGGGCTTAACCTTTAGAGAACTGTCTCACTAGGTGCCATGGAATTCTCATCAATTTGGTTCTCTTTCAACAGTTTCTTGTGTTCAGTTCTATTTAAATCTAGTTAAGAGCATCTTACTTTCCTTTAATGAGCTTCCCATTGATTGTTTGGTAATactgtgtaattttgtgtagggAAAGGGAAGCGCACCTGTTAGTTTCCCCCCTGCTGCAAGATGAATGGATACCCCTAATGGCTTGCTTGCAGTAACTGACCATATCGCCCTTCACTGTGCTTTCACTGATGAAAGTTTTCAGATTGTAAATGCTGAATTCCTGCAGCAAGTAAAACCTTGTAAGTAATCGATTGCTTTACTATTTTGTAGAACTATCTTTTTTGCAAATACTAGTAGTACTCAGTTGCTGGGCGATGGTGCTCTCAAACGACTTTTAATTGATGGCACTAATGCTCGCAGTGCACTGGATGGTGCTGAAGGGCCACGACGGATGGAAGCATGAGTTTGGGCATTAACCTTAGGGTATGAACACCATTACTGTATTTTAGCGTTTGTGTTCCAGTTTGTTCTTAAGATACCTGAAGTTGGCCAAATCTGTGTTACCAATTCAATTTGCCTAAATTCTTAACTTAAGTAGGTGTTAAATGTATACATCCTTAAATTCACATTTTCATCCCTCAATTCTTACGTAAACCTATTAACTGTTTCCACTGTCTTCCATTTGTCAAACAATCTCGCATTTGGATTACATAGCGAATTTACTAAGTTTACTTTTCAATAGATATACTAGTCCATGTGGGGTTTTTCATTTTATAGGTTATTTGTGGTCACAGCTCATGGTATTCTTGACTTTACTTTCAGGTAAGAAGATGCTGAATGTAATGATAATATTACCCTGCAGTGCAGATTACAGTGAAGCAGGGTTGGAGAGAAGTGAAAAAGCTATCTCCATATTGCAGTCTTACTTTTGGATATGGGGTTATCCTAAAGGAATGCAGTACGCAATGTGGATAATGAGGAAAATGAAAGTGGTTATGAAGATGAACAATATGGGCGACAAGACAAAGAAAGAGGACATCCAAATGACTCCAGAAACCAGCAAATTTGAATCTTCCAGGTTGAAGACAAAGAAAGTGGACAAGACGAAAATTTGTGCAGTATGAAAAGTGCATTAAGTTGAATGTGTGTGAACTCTTCCAGGTTAGCGAGCGCCCTTCTACTATTGTACTTTTCAAACTATATTTGCTCTTGATGTCCTGAAAATGTGATGCTTTGTATTTTCCTTATCTTGTTTCTCTGGGAAGCTCTCTTGCACTTTAGATAAATAGAAGAATAGAATTTGTATTTCATTGTGTGGGAAAATTGTGCTTTGGAAAGGTTATCTTCTTGAGGAGTGCAGGCTTGTCAACTGCAGAAACCCCTCCCTAAGTTCTGCTTCTTTGGTCTTAGTTATTATCAATTTAGTCTGTTGTTTCTCCTTGTTGGACCACTTGTTTGTAGCGGACTCATCTGATTCGTCTGGATGTGACTCATTTGGATCTGACtcagaaaatgtgtttgtttttgCTTTGAGTCAGACCCGACTCAACTCACTAAATTTTATGGGACAGAAAATACCCTTATACACATTTTAGGCCATGATAACCtaacttattattattattttaggcaATCTTTGGAACTTAAATGCCACACTTGTCACAATAAAACTGAGACCTAAAATCTAAATATCCCAAAATAAAAACCCGGAATGATTAAACATccagatttatttttcttctcctcACTAGTCGCATCCGACTCGTGTTCGGGATAGGTACCTTTCTGTAACACCTGTTCACGCTTGTACATTTCCCAGAGTTCGGTGTTACACTCCTTACGGAAACGATCAATATCGAATTTGTTGAAGTCCTCAATCTCTTTCGCTTTTTCTTCGGAATACCACCAATATTCTATTTATTATAGGGTTTTCTTCGTTTCTCCAGTTTCCAATATAACTCGTAACAGGAATTCCTTGATACTTCCACCCCTGTGTGTCATCCACATCTTGGCCGGAAAAAGAATTCTCTGGTGCAGGGATTAAGCTGGACTTATCAGAAGTAGTATTATTAGTAGGACGATGAGGGGGAGGAGGAAAACTGGATGAATCTGTGGAGAAATATCTCGATGGAGTTGGAGAAGACAAATTAGGGCACTTTGGTTGGGGATCGGAGGAGGAATATGATGGCGACATATAGAGTAGATCAGAGAAGAAGATGCGTATTTTAATCTCATCATTGTCTTCTGTTAATCGCTTCCGAGGGGAGATCGACAAAGGCTTGAGATTTGCTTCCGAGGATAAAACTTAACTTTATTCAATAGACTCTTAACCATAACTTGTAAGCAGGTACTCTCACTTCTTTGGTGTTGGGCCCTCACGAATCCTTCTCgaagaaccttttttttttttttttttggaccatggtttttatttttggaccatggtcttattaggccacctttccTATAATTATAAGAGTGTCCTAAATTGTGGAAATGACCAATCtactcttaacctaatttaatttaaaattaacctaataaccacctatatataaccATCACTTCCGCCCACCACTACCAActccgcccaccaccaccaccattattatatatatattaatttaaatcattaacaaaggtattctcacaaactcattatttgtcattcgttttttggttgaaaaaatgagtatcatcaaaatgagttgaaaatggaagttgcagagaaaagttcggctaggaattatgtaaaaaactttgtcgaactaaccgaacctaatggaaatgatgaacatgaagaacagtttggcgATTTCGCAAAATAACTCCCAACCGAACATCAGTTCGGTTACGTTgtaaaaaaacatttcccaaccgaactggtCAGTTAGGTTACGTCACATAAAACATTTCCCAAACCGAACTGCACagaaaacatttcccaaccgaacaatagttcggttacgtcgcaaaaaaaatTCCTAACCGAAAACGTCGCAACAAATATTTCCTAActattcggttacgtcgcaaataaCATTTCCCAATCGaactttagttcggttacgtcgcgaaaaatgtttcttaaccgaactttaagttcgatttgattataaaaagttttaaattattttgtaaccgaactatttaatggtcacaccaaatatatagttcggtttgatcgcaaggaaaaatttcaaatttttgtaaccgaacttctcactggtaactaatcattactaatcatactaatcactaatcattaagttcgtTTTTGGTCATAAATTTGGATAACCTAACTTaatcggttacgtcgcaaaaaattgaaaattttcttaATACCAAACAATTTCTTTTTTCCTCTAGGTATTGCCCACATAATTTACACATATCTGTCCATCCAAAATATCTTgtctttttcaaaaataaaaaataaaaaaatttaagtaTAGATCATCCAGAATATCTtgctttctaaaaaaaaaaaagaaaaaaaactttttttagtAGGTGTTGCTCACGTAATTTACATATATAGGATAATATAATTACTTCCTCTTAACATTAGGTATATATACTAAAAATATCTATTGCTAGGAAAAAAATGCATATAAAATATTTATTGAAATTCTTATGGCAAAATTACAAATTCAGTTTATTTATTTCTAGAAAAGTATAAAATTGAGAATACAAATAGAGCAAATAAAGTTAAAAAAGTATAAAAATTGAGAATACAAATAAAGTTTAAAATTGAGAATACAAATAGAgaaattagtaaaatatataGAGAAGCAGGTGTCAGTAATTTGAAGAAGTACAAGGGCATATATAGCCGTTATAAAAAAGGCGTTGATCGATATCATAATATCGCCAACGATATTACGTAAATTGTGCAATACGGTCCATGACGTCAGTGATATCGCCAGCACTGTTGATAGTAAATGTGTCCCTCAGTGGTTTTCCCATAGTAGCACACCTCATTTTTTATGCCACCTGGTACGTCAAAAGCTGTTTCTACCCTTGTGCATATGAATAGGCCTAACAAGGTCCTCGAAAGGATACATGAGATAAGTTAGGAGATGCTATAGATTCCACGAAAAACAATAGAAGAGGGACAACTGTTATGGTCCATATAGGACAATGAATCTGGACCCTTGAACACTCCCCATCCAGCCCGTTATTAATTTCAATGCTAACCAATAAGATTGTGCCACCTTATCTcccaaatttggaccaaagagtGTCCCGACTGTAGGAGGGTCGAGATTTCACTGCCTTCCCAGAAAACTGCAGCGatgaataattttttattataataaaataaaatagaaatattaCAACAGTTAtcaaacaactatataataatgtTGGCAAATAGAATGAAAATTGCAATGTCAGTCTTGATTTCTGACTTTCAGGGTGCTTTCATAAAGGAGAaacaaatattggatggtgttctTGTGGCTGGGGAATGCATTGATAGTAGACTAAAGTCTAAAATTCCAGGTGATTGTGTAAGATAGATATGGAAAAGGCGTTTGATAATGTTAAGTGGAATGCATTGTTCTGTATCTTAAAGAAACATGGTTTTGGGAAAAGTGGATTGATTGGCTACATTGGTGCATTACTTCTTCTAATATTTCTGTGCTGGTTAATGGAGTTCTAGTGAAAAGTTTTCTCCTACAAAAGGGTTGAGACAGAGAGATTCAttgtctccttttctttttttttggttgtgGAAGTGTTGTCAAAACTGTTGGAAGATGCAATTCAGAGAAGACAAATTCATGGGTTTGTGGTTGCAGAGAATGGTATTCAGATTTCTCAtctgcaatttgcagatgacacTCTTATTTCTCTCAATGCAGAGAAAGTGGAGATGAGAAGACTTTTACTTATTCTTTCTACTTTTGAAATGTTAACTGGAATAAAATTGATTTTGGATAAAAGTTCAATGATAAGTGTTGGTGGATGTAAACACTGAGGAGCTGGCTTTGGAGTTAGGTTGTAAAGTTGAGGCTATGCCAATTAAATATCTGGGTCTTCATTTGGGTGTGACAACAAGAAGTTTGTCTATATGGGATGATGTTATTCAGAGAA
The nucleotide sequence above comes from Papaver somniferum cultivar HN1 chromosome 8, ASM357369v1, whole genome shotgun sequence. Encoded proteins:
- the LOC113304677 gene encoding cytochrome P450 71A1-like — translated: MLHPISLSILTILFFSAIFILLSKVKKRFDDHGSKLNLPPSPPKMPIIGNIHQLGPMLHQSFYNLSRKYGPLILLHLGQKPILVVSSAEMATQICKTNDVIFSNRFSTKASKVIFCGGNDIAIAPYGDYWRKVRKFCVLELLSHKRIQSFQFVREEEVNRVMERINCVAREPGMSINLTEIMFTMLNTIIFRCSLGDNFNKDHVDSFGRLIKKATTLMESMCFEDFFPFLKWVDVVNGLQGRLDRTSQELDTFFNQVIDDHLGFEGPGCRDDKQMNFIDLLLLHAEEDNLNLSRDNIKGITTDMFVGGSDTTATAVEWSMAELIQNPRLMKKAQEEVRRVVGNKLKVEEQDINQMEYLKCIVKESLRLHPPLPFLIGRVSTAAAKIGDYDIPTNTGVFINAWAIQRDPKLWDKPEEFCPERFRNNPVDFKGHDFEFIPFGSGRRGCPGMAFGIAVVEFVLANLLYQFNWELPGGANSEELDMTEGFGITVNRKIPLHVVPILCHSASS